From Cygnus atratus isolate AKBS03 ecotype Queensland, Australia chromosome 1, CAtr_DNAZoo_HiC_assembly, whole genome shotgun sequence, the proteins below share one genomic window:
- the TUBGCP6 gene encoding gamma-tubulin complex component 6 isoform X2 produces MIWTSSWICRQCLTMQICLDLQLNPPGKKEEPYLTEAGREAFDKFYKLREGELQLVSNTVLQLPQLVLMKEPELVKDVLNVLIGVVSATFSLNQAAQTFVIKEGVYVSGTSPETMHNLLSEVAEYGTYYTRLSRFSLQPVLDSSYNKGLVFQAFTSGLRKYLQYYRACVLSTPPTLSLLTISFLFRKLGRQLRYLAELCGIGTTTLGINGGAGASFPTGVKLLSYLYKEALNNCSNEHYPVLLSLLKTSCEPYTRFIYDWVYSGVFRDVYGEFMIQVNEDYLCFRDKHYWTHGYVLISKEVEDCVPVFLKHIANDVYICGKTINLLKLCCPRHYICWSDIPVPRISVIFSLEELKEIERDCAVYVGRMERIARYSSISKEEKDLRMEIAKQELIVHARESASKVLKAINDRQISERMALDAKKREQFLKLKEQFAKDQERRLAIKQEEIDDDFSYARELRERERRLKALEEELEKKARQELIDHYSKLSEDAARREQRALWKIQRHKLETARIKFLLEDQKRIEEMLEKLPDGNYRRKLDIIPYKQCQLALERNTIVEDPHSQVSPVKPLHSSEQADRKGSEPGLEYVTSTDKTLTMPQVTNNNAGQHFQPKAAGSESNPQSSEQACSPLYGADSSPESNVNIEDFLSKPQEEQPIAISVQGSLLDEAFRNINSDLSETSQLNENQPVLSGALEGEDNTPVHQQNEYDFNTVLRPSAAWQGHVRVGENVFDVEYRRPRWNIHGHASDANIRVGEYVPQVDTYQPRSNPYGHSSDSHIKISSYTPEVESSRPRWNIHGHVSEAHIKIGEYASEVELSRPRWSIHGHASEANIKIGEYVSNVAPARPRWNIHGHASDANIKIGENVSEVVSARPRWNIHGHASQSHIKIGELVSDTEPSKSRWSPFGHASQSSIQIGKWAPSTEDDPIPHRKTISGPSSDSTVQLLLYNEELSPAEASRKEGKTSQAKEKISPQSQSSDSSPVFPDASTEDDKKECTPEEKQEVIADGVSKDPSPDSSQRVQAEEPEQSVPPDTGPQETVLSEPSAPETKDEEEEDTWKKEQAYLKALSDQYCIEKYQDSYDLMSELPVSHLLHHVIPRSYTFPVDPMVQSATDETAVQLSELLSLPVLMKRSITAPLVSHVSLVNKAIVDYYFVELNVEKHFEALRHFLLMEDGEFAQSLSDLLFEKLGSGQTPGELLNPLVLNSILNKALQYSLHGDTQLASNLSFALKYLPEVFKPNAPDALSCLELRYKVDWPLNIVITESCMNKYNKIFSFLLQLKHMVWTLKDVWFHLKRTALVSRASNSVQFRQLQLYKHEMQHFVKVIQGYIANQILHVTWCEFGNKLSSVGNLEEIHRTHAEYLNKAIFRGLLTEKAAPVMNIIHSIFSLILKFRSQLISQSWSFDAGKQMAVHPNFGLMQQSYNTFKYYSHFLFKVVTKLVNRGYQPHLEDFLLRINFNNYYKDN; encoded by the exons CACTCAATCAG GCAGCCCAGACATTTGTGATAAAGGAGGGAGTCTATGTATCTGGAACGTCGCCGGAGACGATGCACAACCTGCTCTCGGAAGTTGCAGAATATGGAACCTATTACACGCGGCTAAGTCGTTTCTCTCTTCAGCCAGTCCTGGATTCGTCATACAACAAAGGGCTTGTGTTTCAG GCTTTCACAAGTGGTCTGAGAAAGTATCTTCAATATTACCGAGCCTGTGTTCTGTCAACGCCTCCTACTTTAAGTCTTCTAACAATCagctttctcttcagaaaattaGGTCGTCAGCTGAG ATATCTAGCTGAACTTTGTGGCATAGGAACAACAACACTGGGGATCAATGGCGGAGCTGGTGCTTCATTCCCTACG ggTGTGAAATTGCTTTCATATCTGTACAAAGAGGCTCTCAACAACTGTAGCAATGAGCATTATCCGGTTCTTCTGTCTTTGTTGAAGACGAGTTGTGAACCGTACACAAG aTTTATCTATGATTGGGTATACAGTGGTGTATTCAGAGATGTTTATGGAGAATTTATGATCCAGGTGAATGAGGATTATCTTTGTTTCAGAG ATAAACATTACTGGACTCACGGTTATGTCTTGATTTCAAAAGAAGTAGAAGATTGTGTCCCAGTATTTCTTAAACATATTGCTAATGATGTATACATATGTGGAAAAACCATAAACTTGCTGAAATTGTGTTGTCCTAGG cattataTATGTTGGTCAGATATACCTGTTCCCCGAATCTCAGTTATTTTTTCACTTGAGGAGCTGAAAGAAATAGAGAGAGATTGTGCAGTGTACGTAGGTCGAATGGAAAGAATTGCCCGATACAGTTCTATAAGCAAGGAGGAAAAg gatttgCGCATGGAAATAGCCAAACAAGAGTTAATTGTTCATGCTCGAGAAAGTGCTAGCAAAGTACTGAAAGCCATTAATG ATCGACAAATATCAGAACGAATGGCTTTGGATGCAAAGAAACGCGAACAGTTTCTGAAGTTGAAGGAGCAATTTGCAAAAGACCAGGAG cGTCGCCTTGCAATAAAACAAGAGGAGATTGATGATGATTTCAGCTATGCCCGAGAgctcagagagagagaaagaagactgAAAGCTTTAGaagaggaactggaaaaaaaagcaag GCAAGAATTGATTGACCACTATAGCAAACTTTCTGAAGATGCAGCCCGTAGGGAACAAAGAGCTTTGTGGAAAATCCAGCGACACAAGTTGGAAACAGCCCGTATTAAGTTTCTATTGGAAGATCAAAAACGCATCGag GAAATGCTAGAAAAACTTCCAGATGGAAACTACAGGAGAAAATTAGATATTATTCCTTATAAACAGTGCCAGTTGGCTTTAGAAAGAAACACCATTGTGGAAGATCCACATTCACAA GTATCACCTGTGAAACCTCTGCATTCTAGTGAGCAAGCTGACAGAAAAGGTTCTGAGCCTGGACTGGAATATGTTACTTCTACTGACAAAACATTGACCATGCCACAGGTGACAAATAATAATGCTGGTCAGCATTTTCAGCCTAAAGCTGCAGGGTCTGAAAGCAATCCCCAAAGTTCAGAGCAAGCATGCAGCCCTCTATACGGTGCTGATTCCTCACCTGAATCCAATGTGAATATAGAAGATTTCTTATCAAAGCCACAAGAGGAACAACCCATTGCCATTAGCGTGCAAGGATCTTTACTAGATGAAGCATTTCGAAATATTAACTCGGATCTCTCTGAGACTTctcaattaaatgaaaatcagcCTGTCTTGAGCGGAGCACTGGAAGGAGAAGACAATACACCAGTACATCAGCAAAACGAGTATGATTTTAATACAGTCCTCAGGCCATCTGCTGCTTGGCAGGGACACGTTAGAGTCGGAGAAAATGTGTTTGACGTGGAGTATAGAAGGCCTCGGTGGAATATCCACGGACATGCATCTGATGCCAACATTAGAGTGGGAGAATATGTGCCTCAGGTGGACACTTACCAGCCACGTTCAAATCCTTACGGGCATTCTTCCGACTCCCATATAAAAATCAGCAGCTACACTCCTGAAGTTGAGTCTAGCCGACCCCGGTGGAATATTCATGGACATGTTTCTGAAGCTCATATTAAAATTGGGGAATATGCTTCAGAGGTAGAGCTCTCAAGACCTAGGTGGAGCATTCATGGACATGCTTCAGAAGCCAATATTAAGATTGGTGAGTATGTGTCAAATGTAGCTCCTGCAAGGCCTCGGTGGAACATCCACGGCCATGCATCTGATGCCAATATTAAGATTGGTGAAAACGTGTCAGAGGTTGTCTCAGCCAGACCTCGCTGGAACATCCACGGGCATGCCTCACAGTCACACATCAAAATTGGAGAACTGGTTTCGGATACAGAGCCTTCGAAATCTCGTTGGAGCCCGTTTGGTCATGCATCCCAGTCAAGTATCCAGATAGGGAAGTGGGCTCCATCTACAGAAGATGATCCGATACCTCATCGTAAAACCATTTCTGGCCCTTCATCTGACTCAACAGTTCAGCTGCTTCTGTACAATGAAGAATTATCTCCTGCTGAAGCGagtagaaaggaaggaaaaacatcaCAAGCTAAGGAAAAGATTTCACCACAGTCACAGTCATCTGACAGTAGTCCAGTCTTTCCTGATGCTAGTACTGAAGATGACAAAAAAGAATGTACAccagaagagaaacaagaag TAATTGCAGATGGGGTCAGCAAGGACCCTTCTCCAGATTCCTCACAGCGTGTACAG gcaGAAGAACCTGAACAATCAGTTCCACCGGATACTGGGCCTCAAGAAACTGTGCTTTCTGAACCTAGTGCGCCCGAAactaaggatgaggaagaggaagatacATGGAAGAAAGAACAAGCTTATTTGAAAGCCTTATCGGATCAGTATTGTATTGAAAAATACCAAGATAGTTACGATTTGATGT caGAACTACCTGTTTCCCATCTCCTGCATCATGTGATACCAAGATCATACACTTTTCCTGTGGACCCTATGGTACAGTCAGCAACAGATGAAACGGCTGTACAGCTGAGTGAGCTCCTGTCCCTGCCAGTGCTGATGAAACGTTCTATTACTGCTCCACTTGTCTCTCA CGTTTCTCTTGTGAACAAAGCAATAGTTGATTACTATTTTGTGGAACTGAACGTAGAGAAGCATTTTGAAGCACTgagacattttttattaatggaAGACGGGGAGTTTGCTCAGTCACTCAGTGACCTGTTGTTCGAGAAG CTTGGATCGGGGCAAACACCTGGTGAATTGCTGAATCCACTGGTTCTTAATTCTATCCTGAATAAAGCGTTACAGTACAGTCTTCATGGTGACACCCAGCTTGCTTCCAATCTTTCTTTTGCCCTCAAGTACCTTCCTGAAGTGTTCAAGCCTAACGCGCCCGATGCTCTGAGTTGCTTAGAGCTCAGGTACAAG GTTGACTGGCCTCTGAATATTGTCATAACGGAGAGCTGCATGAACAAATACAACAAGATCTTCTCCTTTTTGCTCCAGTTGAAGCACATGGTGTGGACTCTCAAGGATGTTTGGTTTCACCTAAAACGCACTG ctctaGTGAGTCGCGCATCAAATTCTGTTCAGTTTCGACAGCTCCAGCTGTATAAACACgaaatgcagcattttgtgAAAGTTATTCAAGGTTACATTGCTAATCAGATTCTTCACGTTACGTGGTGTGAATTTGGAAACAAACTGTCTTCCGTTGGCAACTTGGAAGAAATTCACAGAACACATGCTGAATACCTCAACAAAGCAATCTTCAG agGTCTGTTGACCGAGAAGGCTGCCCCTGTGATGAACATTATACATAGCATCTTCAGCCTCATTTTGAAGTTCCGCAGCCAGCTGATCTCTCAGTCGTGGAGCTTTGATGCTGGGAAGCAGATGGCTGTTCATCCCAACTTTGGTTTGATGCAGCAGTCGTACAATACCTTCAAGTATTATTCCCACTTCTTATTCAAAG tggtAACAAAGCTTGTAAATAGAGGATACCAGCCACATTTGGAGGACTTTCTACTGCGAATTAACTTTAATAACTACTACAAAGATAACTAA